The Hydra vulgaris chromosome 11, alternate assembly HydraT2T_AEP genome contains a region encoding:
- the LOC100200194 gene encoding minicollagen 8 precursor (The RefSeq protein has 1 substitution, 1 non-frameshifting indel compared to this genomic sequence), producing the protein MDKRILVLVFAVVAYASAKSVDRSRRSPCTCSAPPCGCQEMPMSVINIPSCGAPPCPPPPIYIPPPPPPPPIPGPPGCPGPMGPPGGPGMPGPPGPPGQPGGPGCSGPPGPPGPPGPPGMPAPPAPPPPPICLHHCMKICPAPAPACLPPPPPPPPPPPPCYCAPPPCYCGK; encoded by the exons ATGGATAAGAGGATCCTTGTTCTCGTATTTGCCGTTGTGGCTTATGCCTCCGCTAAGTCCGTTGATC gaTCACGACGATCTCCATGCACATGCTCCGCACCACCATGTGGCTGCCAAGAAATGCCCATGAGCGTGATTAACATTCCTAGTTGCGGAGCACCACCATGTCCACCACCTCCAATTTATATACCTCCTCCACCACCTCCACCACCAATTCCTGGTCCACCAGGTTGCCCAGGACCAATGGGCCCTCCAGGAGGACCAGGTATGCCAGGACCACCAGGACCACCCGGATCACCAGGAGGCCCCGGATGTTCTGGACCTCCTGGACCACCAGGACCTCCAGGACCACCAGGAATGCCAGCCCCACCAGCACCCCCACCACCACCAATTTGTCTGCATCACTGTATGAAAATATGCCCTGCACCTGCTCCAGCTTGCCTACCTCCACCACCTCCACCACctccaccaccaccaccaccatgCTACTGTGCTCCTCCTCCATGCTATTGTGGTAAATGA